A region from the Coprothermobacter sp. genome encodes:
- a CDS encoding 50S ribosomal protein L29 — protein MRINKVRDMSDAELKVNMENLRRELFNLRFQLATRQLKNTARVKEVRHDIAKILTVEHERTMGLASKKQEVK, from the coding sequence ATGAGGATCAACAAAGTGAGAGACATGTCGGACGCTGAACTCAAAGTGAACATGGAGAACCTTCGTCGGGAGCTGTTCAACTTGAGATTTCAGCTTGCTACACGCCAACTCAAGAACACGGCCCGCGTGAAGGAAGTCCGTCATGATATCGCCAAGATCCTGACGGTCGAGCACGAGCGCACGATGGGTCTCGCGTCGAAGAAGCAGGAGGTCAAGTAA
- a CDS encoding 50S ribosomal protein L14 translates to MLRPYSHMIVADNSGAKEVRIITVLTNNKHQVGHVGDKCVVTVKKAAPNAAVIKGAVVKCVIVRTKREVRRPDGSLVRFDQNAAVLIDDDGNPKGTRIFGPVCRELRDKGYLKITSLAPEVV, encoded by the coding sequence ATGCTTAGACCCTACAGTCACATGATCGTCGCCGACAACTCCGGCGCGAAGGAAGTCAGAATCATCACGGTCCTTACGAACAACAAGCATCAGGTGGGGCATGTTGGCGACAAGTGTGTGGTTACCGTGAAGAAGGCCGCTCCAAACGCAGCAGTCATCAAGGGCGCGGTCGTCAAGTGTGTTATCGTCAGGACGAAGAGAGAAGTTCGTCGGCCCGATGGCAGTCTGGTACGTTTCGACCAGAATGCTGCTGTTCTCATCGACGACGATGGCAACCCAAAGGGGACGCGTATTTTTGGACCAGTCTGCCGGGAGCTGCGTGACAAGGGCTATCTCAAGATTACCTCGCTCGCACCGGAAGTTGTGTAG
- a CDS encoding 50S ribosomal protein L24: MKGTVKFLNIRKGDTVVVLSGKDKSNKGKVIKTIPTAGKVLVEGINMVSKNLRPTQDMPQGKIAKREAPILASKVMLICPSCHQPTRVAHRLVEGDKSVRSCRVCNETIDKV; encoded by the coding sequence ATGAAGGGTACTGTGAAGTTCTTGAATATCAGGAAAGGCGATACAGTCGTCGTTCTGTCAGGCAAGGACAAGAGCAACAAGGGCAAGGTCATCAAGACGATCCCGACCGCTGGCAAGGTTCTGGTTGAAGGCATCAACATGGTTTCCAAGAACCTTCGCCCCACGCAGGACATGCCGCAGGGCAAGATCGCCAAGCGTGAAGCCCCGATTCTTGCCAGCAAAGTCATGCTCATCTGCCCAAGCTGCCACCAGCCGACCAGGGTCGCGCATCGCCTTGTCGAGGGCGACAAGTCCGTTCGCTCGTGCAGAGTCTGCAACGAGACGATCGATAAGGTGTAA
- the rpsQ gene encoding 30S ribosomal protein S17 — MAAEIVEKGIVLKAQEGRVVVGVKRMVRGSFGRITVRTTKLYADDSRRISSVGDTVVVRFTRPISSSKRWRLVEVVTKVGTAVPGAQNA; from the coding sequence ATGGCTGCAGAGATTGTCGAGAAGGGAATAGTGCTCAAGGCACAGGAAGGTCGCGTTGTCGTTGGGGTCAAACGCATGGTTCGAGGCAGCTTCGGCCGCATCACCGTGCGCACAACCAAGCTGTACGCCGACGACAGCAGGCGCATTTCTTCTGTTGGCGATACAGTCGTGGTGAGGTTCACCCGTCCGATCTCCAGCTCAAAGCGTTGGAGGCTTGTCGAGGTCGTGACCAAGGTGGGCACGGCTGTCCCGGGGGCGCAGAATGCTTAG